One Paucidesulfovibrio gracilis DSM 16080 DNA window includes the following coding sequences:
- a CDS encoding LysE family translocator: protein MLEFLGVTLFILLAAMAPGADFAMVMRNSLLYSRQAACCTALGVGSSMLVHLSYSLFGLAMIIAQSATLFAMVKYAGAAYLFWLGVQSLRAASAGQDTCSHTAPRPTKMRTAFAQGFFCNLLNPKAPLFFLAFYSVVVPSGASLEVRALYGLECAVVVGGWFVLLALLVTHAPVRRVLAKAKAWIARLLGGTMLYFAVRLALLTR, encoded by the coding sequence GTGCTCGAATTTCTAGGCGTGACCCTGTTTATTCTTTTGGCGGCCATGGCCCCGGGCGCGGATTTTGCCATGGTCATGCGCAATTCCCTGCTCTACTCCCGCCAGGCCGCCTGTTGCACGGCCCTGGGCGTGGGCAGCAGCATGCTGGTCCACCTTTCCTACAGCTTGTTCGGGCTGGCCATGATCATTGCCCAGTCCGCCACGCTTTTTGCCATGGTCAAGTATGCGGGAGCCGCGTATCTTTTCTGGCTCGGGGTGCAAAGTCTGCGCGCTGCTTCGGCTGGGCAGGACACCTGCTCCCACACCGCGCCACGTCCCACGAAAATGCGTACTGCTTTTGCCCAAGGATTTTTCTGCAATTTGCTCAATCCCAAGGCGCCGTTGTTTTTTCTGGCCTTTTATTCCGTGGTCGTGCCAAGCGGCGCTTCGCTGGAGGTGCGCGCCCTGTACGGGCTGGAATGCGCCGTGGTGGTGGGAGGCTGGTTCGTGCTGTTGGCCCTGTTGGTCACGCATGCCCCGGTGCGCCGCGTTTTGGCAAAGGCCAAAGCCTGGATTGCACGCTTGCTCGGCGGCACCATGCTCTATTTTGCGGTGCGGCTGGCTTTGCTGACACGCTGA